In one window of Nomascus leucogenys isolate Asia chromosome 1a, Asia_NLE_v1, whole genome shotgun sequence DNA:
- the PRXL2C gene encoding peroxiredoxin-like 2C isoform X1, whose protein sequence is MAAPAPVTRQVSGGASLVPAPSGPDSGQPLAAAVAELPVLDARGQRVPFGALFRDRRAVVVFVRHFLCYICKEYVEDLARIPKSFLQEANVTLIVIGQSSYHHIEPFCKLTGYSHEIYVDPEREIYKRLGMKRGEEIASSGQSPHVKSNLLSGSLRSLWRAVTGPLFDFQGDPAQQGGTLILGPGNNIHFIHRDRNRLDHKPINSVLQLVGVQHVNFTNRPSVIHV, encoded by the exons ATGGCCGCGCCCGCCCCGGTCACGCGGCAGGTTAGCGGAGGCGCCTCCCTGGTCCCGGCCCCGAGCGGACCCGACAGCGGGCAGCCCCTGGCGGCCGCCGTGGCCGAGCTGCCGGTGCTGGACGCCCGCGGGCAGCGGGTACCGTTTGGCGCGCTGTTCCGGGACCGCCGCGCCGTGGTGGTGTTCGTGCGG CATTTCCTGTGTTACATCTGCAAGGAATACGTAGAGGATCTGGCCAGAATCCCCAAGAGTTTCTTACAA gaAGCAAATGTCACCCTTATAGTGATTGGACAGTCATCCTACCATCATATTGAG cctttttgcaaaCTGACTGGATATTCTCATGAAATCTATGTCGATCctgagagagaaatttataaaagGTTGGGAATGAAAAGAGGTGAAGAAATTGCTTCCTCAG GACAGAGCCCCCACGTAAAATCAAATCTACTCTCAGGAAGCCTTCGGAGCCTGTGGCGGGCAGTGACTGGCCCTCTCTTTGATTTTCAAGGAGACCCAGCTCAGCAAGGTGGAACCCTCATTTTAGGTCCAG GTAACAACATCCATTTTATACACCGCGATAGGAATAGGTTGGATCACAAACCTATCAACTCCGTTTTACAGCTTGTAGGAGTTCAGCATGTGAACTTTACAAACAGACCTTCAGTTATCCATGTGTGA
- the PRXL2C gene encoding peroxiredoxin-like 2C isoform X2, with protein MAAPAPVTRQVSGGASLVPAPSGPDSGQPLAAAVAELPVLDARGQRHFLCYICKEYVEDLARIPKSFLQEANVTLIVIGQSSYHHIEPFCKLTGYSHEIYVDPEREIYKRLGMKRGEEIASSGQSPHVKSNLLSGSLRSLWRAVTGPLFDFQGDPAQQGGTLILGPGNNIHFIHRDRNRLDHKPINSVLQLVGVQHVNFTNRPSVIHV; from the exons ATGGCCGCGCCCGCCCCGGTCACGCGGCAGGTTAGCGGAGGCGCCTCCCTGGTCCCGGCCCCGAGCGGACCCGACAGCGGGCAGCCCCTGGCGGCCGCCGTGGCCGAGCTGCCGGTGCTGGACGCCCGCGGGCAGCGG CATTTCCTGTGTTACATCTGCAAGGAATACGTAGAGGATCTGGCCAGAATCCCCAAGAGTTTCTTACAA gaAGCAAATGTCACCCTTATAGTGATTGGACAGTCATCCTACCATCATATTGAG cctttttgcaaaCTGACTGGATATTCTCATGAAATCTATGTCGATCctgagagagaaatttataaaagGTTGGGAATGAAAAGAGGTGAAGAAATTGCTTCCTCAG GACAGAGCCCCCACGTAAAATCAAATCTACTCTCAGGAAGCCTTCGGAGCCTGTGGCGGGCAGTGACTGGCCCTCTCTTTGATTTTCAAGGAGACCCAGCTCAGCAAGGTGGAACCCTCATTTTAGGTCCAG GTAACAACATCCATTTTATACACCGCGATAGGAATAGGTTGGATCACAAACCTATCAACTCCGTTTTACAGCTTGTAGGAGTTCAGCATGTGAACTTTACAAACAGACCTTCAGTTATCCATGTGTGA
- the PRXL2C gene encoding peroxiredoxin-like 2C isoform X3, which translates to MAAPAPVTRQVSGGASLVPAPSGPDSGQPLAAAVAELPVLDARGQRVPFGALFRDRRAVVVFVRHFLCYICKEYVEDLARIPKSFLQEANVTLIVIGQSSYHHIEPFCKLTGYSHEIYVDPEREIYKRLGMKRGEEIASSGNNIHFIHRDRNRLDHKPINSVLQLVGVQHVNFTNRPSVIHV; encoded by the exons ATGGCCGCGCCCGCCCCGGTCACGCGGCAGGTTAGCGGAGGCGCCTCCCTGGTCCCGGCCCCGAGCGGACCCGACAGCGGGCAGCCCCTGGCGGCCGCCGTGGCCGAGCTGCCGGTGCTGGACGCCCGCGGGCAGCGGGTACCGTTTGGCGCGCTGTTCCGGGACCGCCGCGCCGTGGTGGTGTTCGTGCGG CATTTCCTGTGTTACATCTGCAAGGAATACGTAGAGGATCTGGCCAGAATCCCCAAGAGTTTCTTACAA gaAGCAAATGTCACCCTTATAGTGATTGGACAGTCATCCTACCATCATATTGAG cctttttgcaaaCTGACTGGATATTCTCATGAAATCTATGTCGATCctgagagagaaatttataaaagGTTGGGAATGAAAAGAGGTGAAGAAATTGCTTCCTCAG GTAACAACATCCATTTTATACACCGCGATAGGAATAGGTTGGATCACAAACCTATCAACTCCGTTTTACAGCTTGTAGGAGTTCAGCATGTGAACTTTACAAACAGACCTTCAGTTATCCATGTGTGA